From one Colletotrichum destructivum chromosome 3, complete sequence genomic stretch:
- a CDS encoding Putative GTP cyclohydrolase I: MTRSEPSERKSHKHRKSQLNGHSGSSDLSEAETASQSSSKRDSSKKRKGTDDDARVNGHPAKKTRRPSLTQPARDPRDTFTTKPAKKKSKAKTEGTLTRSPSPVIDFDGLSRPSRGTRERLEESPEQAAIRLEKLQGAVRTILECVGEDPDRPGVLDTPRRYAKAMLFLTRGYQENVKDIVNNAIFQEGHNEMVIVKDIEVFSMCEHHLVPFTGKMHIAYIPKNQVIGLSKLPRIAEMFSRRFQIQERLTKEVAYAIMEILQPQGVAVVMESSHLCMVMRGVQKTAASTITSCVLGAFEKKEKTRNEFLSLVGLKK; this comes from the exons ATGACTCGATCCGAGCCCTCCGAGAGAAAAAGCCACAAGCACCGCAAGAGCCAGCTCAATGGCCACAGCGGCTCCAGCGACCTGAGCGAGGCCGAAACCGCGAGCCAGTCCAGCAGCAAGCGGGACTCTTCCAAGAAGCGCAAAggcaccgacgacgatgccaGAGTTAACGGCCACCCTGCCAAAAAGACGCGCCGCCCCAGTCTAACCCAGCCGGCGCGCGACCCGCGCGACACATTCACCACCAAAccggccaagaagaagtccAAAGCTAAGACGGAGGGAACATTGACAAGGTCCCCGAGCCCGGTGATTGACTTTGACGGCCTGAGTCGCCCGA GCCGTGGAACACGCGAGCGACTCGAAGAATCCCCCGAGCAGGCCGCCATCCGTCTCGAGAAGCTCCAGGGCGCCGTCCGTACGATTCTCGAAtgcgtcggcgaggacccCGACCGCCCGGGCGTGCTGGACACCCCGAGACGCTACGCCAAAGCCATGCTCTTCCTGACCCGCGGCTATCAGGAGAACGTCAAGGACATTGTCAACAACGCCATCTTCCAGGAGGGCCACAACGAGATGGTCATTGTCAAGGACATTGAGGTCTTTAGCATGTGCGAGCATCATCTCGTACCCTTCACCGGCAAG ATGCACATTGCCTACATCCCGAAGAACCAGGTCATCGGCCTCTCGAAGCTGCcccgcatcgccgagatgTTCAGCAGGCGGTTCCAGATCCAGGAGCGCCTGACCAAAGAGGTGGCCTACGCCATCATGGAGATCCTCCAGCCGCAGGGcgtggccgtcgtcatgGAGTCCAGTCACCTGTGCATGGTAATGCGCGGCGTgcagaagacggcggcgagcacaATTACCAGCTGCGTGCTGGGTGCCTTtgaaaagaaggagaagacgcGCAACGAGTTCCTCAGCCTGGTGGGGTTGAAGAAATAA